One Papaver somniferum cultivar HN1 chromosome 10, ASM357369v1, whole genome shotgun sequence genomic window carries:
- the LOC113319662 gene encoding 3-ketoacyl-CoA synthase 7-like has translation MMMFLKMMSMFIVELFYLLRTCTAEAVDENLVQTFFSFSKFHILIATMFVLILTKQFYNLSTSNKVYLIDFSCYQPPTWLRAPVCSNLEHYEQGKYFNKETMDFVTKLLLRSGIGSNTHFPRVMSSIPPEPCLEDSLQEVKDIVFTSVEDLFHKTNITNPKIIDILIVNCSMFSPTPSISSMIINKFQLRSNISSYTLSGMGCSAGLVSISLAKDLLKVHKNSLVLILSFEILTNSGYFGRKKSMLLSNTLFRMGGAAILLSNKRQDRKIAKYSLQHIIRTTMSYDDQSYRAVYLEPDEDGLVGVSLAKDITKVAVKALTTNITKLGPRVLPYSEQLRYGLTYARHKISPPAKTDGSIPVPNFKKAFEHFCIHAGGRAVINVVQKSLSLTDEDTEASRMTLYRYGNTSASSVWYELGYIEAKGRMKVGDRVWQIAFGSGFKCNSAVWKCTSKNDATVKNAWSDRIGRYPVEVPEVFDY, from the coding sequence ATGATGATGTTTCTCAAAATGATGTCGATGTTCATCGTGGAACTCTTCTATCTACTGAGAACTTGTACTGCTGAAGCTGTTGATGAAAACCTTGTACAaacctttttttccttttccaaATTCCATATCTTAATAGCTACAATGTTTGTTCTAATCCTTACTAAACAGTTCTACAATTTATCGACATCGAATAAAGTTTATCTCATAGACTTCTCTTGTTACCAGCCGCCCACTTGGTTACGTGCACCTGTCTGTTCCAACCTTGAACACTACGAACAAGGTAAATATTTCAACAAGGAAACCATGGATTTCGTGACGAAACTACTTCTCCGGTCAGGTATAGGAAGCAATACGCATTTCCCTAGAGTGATGAGCAGCATTCCCCCGGAACCATGCCTCGAAGATTCTTTGCAAGAGGTTAAGGACATCGTTTTTACATCGGTTGAAGATCTATTCCATAAAACCAACATTACAAACCCAAAAATCATCGATATTCTTATAGTGAATTGTAGTATGTTTAGTCCTACTCCTTCGATTTCCTCTATGATCATCAACAAGTTTCAACTGCGAAGTAATATCAGTAGTTATACCCTCTCTGGAATGGGCTGCAGCGCCGGCCTTGTCTCTATTAGTTTAGCCAAAGACCTTCTGAAAGTCCATAAGAACTCATTAGTTCTCATCCTGTCGTTTGAAATTCTTACAAATAGTGGGTATTTTGGTAGAAAGAAGTCAATGCTTTTGTCCAACACGCTGTTTCGAATGGGAGGGGCTGCTATACTCCTATCAAACAAGAGGCAAGACCGAAAAATTGCGAAGTATTCGCTCCAGCATATCATCCGGACAACCATGTCCTATGACGATCAATCATACCGTGCGGTGTATCTAGAACCAGATGAAGATGGACTTGTTGGTGTCTCATTGGCGAAGGACATCACAAAGGTGGCAGTAAAAGCATTAACGACCAACATTACTAAGCTGGGTCCTCGTGTGTTACCTTATTCAGAGCAACTCAGATATGGCTTAACATACGCAAGGCATAAAATTTCCCCCCCAGCGAAAACTGATGGTAGTATTCCTGTGCCTAATTTTAAGAAGGCTTTCGAACATTTTTGTATACATGCTGGAGGAAGAGCAGTGATCAATGTTGTTCAGAAGAGCCTTAGCTTGACTGACGAAGACACTGAAGCGTCGAGGATGACCTTGTATAGATATGGAAACacttcagcatcatcagtatggTATGAGCTTGGTTACATAGAAGCTAAAGGGAGGATGAAGGTAGGAGATAGGGTTTGGCAAATAGCGTTTGGTAGTGGATTTAAATGCAACAGCGCCGTATGGAAATGCACGTCAAAGAATGATGCAACGGTTAAAAATGCGTGGTCTGATCGAATTGGTAGGTATCCTGTAGAGGTGCCTGAAGTATTCGATTATTAA